From a region of the Dictyostelium discoideum AX4 chromosome 2 chromosome, whole genome shotgun sequence genome:
- the aslO-2 gene encoding hypothetical protein, protein MNRLSEPFNYDKDFSFSNNQPIEFWDEVAKNFVHWDRMYDKVYSGDEIYPDWFKGGELNTCYNVLDIHIKNPAKRDQDALIYECPFLKKTIKLTYYQLYEKVCEFSRALLNLNVSKNDNVIIYMANTVEAPIAMLSCARIGATYCTLFDGYSVKSLIDRIETITPKLIITTNYGISNDEIITFTPNLKEAIEQSNFKPNHIIIHNRDDGDYNANLTLKTIIETIPTIPNTLSWYDEIKKFKENNQSPFYDYIPVDSSHPLYILYTSGTTGNAKAVVRSNGPHLVGVKYTCRCMFLNDEVNNNNTNSDLIKFFSHSSIGWVTFHGFLYSLLSTGNIFIMFEGGICELNQIKYQLWKVIEKHKVNKFFIGPKSIRLLIKDDPNAEFILSNYNLSSLNTILVGADVVEKSVANYIENKLKKSASNIYGQTETGNIYLFDFKKSNRSNVSSNSNSSGSGSGSGSGSGSGSGSGSGSGCGSGSGSGSGSGSGSGSSSGRGNIMVIGQPTPSLKSFILSEEEEEEVCYNNSDVGGGNSVCSGSSSGSDSGTSSGKKSLNKNEIGELVFKLPLPPGFALTFYKNNEQFKKLFKTNLLNMEKGYYYFSGDLAFKDQDNNFTIVSRSDDQIKIKSNKVQLNTIEISVLKHPLVLECCCIGIKDVEFLTVPIGILILNNQNNQNNQNNQNNQNNNPIELKELEKEINMIISNDIDNHQY, encoded by the exons atgaatagatTAAGTGAACCATTTAATTATGACAAAGACTTCAGCTTTTCAAATAACCAACCAATAGAATTTTGGGATGAAGTTGCTAAGAATTTCGTTCATTG ggataGAATGTATGATAAAGTTTATAGTGGTGATGAAATTTATCCAGATTGGTTTAAAGGTGGTGAATTAAATACATGTTATAACGTTTTAGAtattcatattaaaaatccTGCAAAAAGAGATCAAGATGCATTAATTTATGAATGtccatttttaaagaaaacaaTTAAACTAACATACTATCAATTATATGAAAAAGTATGTGAATTTTCAAGAgcacttttaaatttaaatgtttcaaaaaatgataacgttataatttatatggCAAATACAGTTGAAGCACCAATTGCAATGTTATCATGTGCTCGTATTGGTGCAACTTATTGTACATTATTTGATGGTTATTCAGTTAAAAGTTTAATAGATCGAATTGAAACAATTACACCAAAATTGATTATCACAACAAATTATGGtatttcaaatgatgaaattattacatttacaccaaatttaaaagaagcaattgaacaatcaaattttaaaccaaATCATATAATTATACATAATAGAGATGATGGTGATTATAATGCAAATTTAactttaaaaacaataattgaaACAATACCAACGATACCAAATACATTAAGTTGgtatgatgaaattaaaaaattcaaagaaaataatcaatcaccATTTTATGATTATATACCAGTAGATTCAAGTCATCCATTATATATTCTATATACAAGTGGTACAACTGGTAACGCTAAAGCAGTTGTAAGAAGTAATGGTCCACATTTAGTTGGTGTTAAATATACATGTAGATGTAtgtttttaaatgatgaagttaataataataatactaattcagatttaattaaattcttttcacATTCAAGTATTGGTTGGGTAACATTTCATGGTTTTctatattcattattatcaacagggaatatttttataatgttTGAAGGTGGAATTTgtgaattaaatcaaatcaagTATCAACTTTGGAAAGTTATTGAAAAACATAAggtaaacaaattttttattggtcCTAAATCAATTAGacttttaattaaagatgaCCCAAATGCAGAGtttatattatcaaattataatttatcaagTTTAAATACAATTTTAGTTGGTGCTGATGTAGTTGAAAAATCAGTTGCAAATTATATtgaaaacaaattaaaaaaatctgcTTCAAATATATATGGTCAAACTGAAACTggtaatatatatttatttgattttaaaaaatcaaacagATCCAATGTTAGCAGTAATAGTAacagtagtggtagtggtagtggtagtggtagtggtagtggtagtggtagtggtagtggtagtggtagtggttgtggtagtggtagtggtagtggtagtggtagtggtagtggtagtggtagtagtagtggtagagGTAATATAATGGTAATTGGTCAGCCAACTCcttctttaaaatcattcATACTCtctgaagaagaagaagaggaagtttgttataataatagtgatgttggtggtggtaatagtgtttgtagtggtagtagtagtggtagtgataGTGGTACGAGTAGTggtaaaaaatcattaaataaaaatgaaattggagAGTTGGTATTTAAATTACCTTTACCACCTGGATTTGCATTAaccttttataaaaataatgaacaatttaaaaaattattcaaaacaaatttattgAATATGGAAAaaggttattattatttttcaggTGATTTGGCATTTAAAGAccaagataataattttacaatcGTTTCAAGATCAGAtgatcaaataaaaattaaatcaaataaagtacaattaaatacaattgaaatttcagTTTTAAAACATCCATTGGTTTTAGAATGTTGTTGTATTGGTATTAAAGATGTAGAATTCTTGACTGTACCAATTGGTAttctaatattaaataatcaaaataatcaaaataatcaaaataatcaaaataatcaaaataataatccaattgaattaaaagaattagaaaaagaaataaatatgataatttcaaatgatattgataatcATCAATATTAA
- the aslJ-2 gene encoding hypothetical protein — protein MYKLSDPFNYVNDSNYANSYPEDFWDEVAKKHVFWDKMYDKVYSGDEIYPDWFKGGELNTCYNLLDIHTKNPTKRDQDAIIYECPFLKKTEKLTYYQLYEKVCEFSRVLLNLNVSKNDVVLIYMSNTLEPLIAMLSCARIGATHCTIIDGYSVKSLIDRIETITPELIITTNYGISNDEIITFTPNLKEAIELSTFKPSNVITLFRNEVLDETNLKKVNDIPTIPNTLSWYDEIKKLKENNQSPFYEYVPVESSHSLYILYTSGTTGNAKAVVRSNGPHLVSIRYYRFRKESDIPQIVFSYSNIGWVSFHGFFYGLLSVGNTFVMYEGGIINNKHIEDDLWKTIVKHKVTHTFPSPSVFRYLIKTDPEGKIISSKYDLSNLEEIWCGSEVIEESIPEYIEQKLKIKCLRVFGQSEIGITSFISVHALNMPYKATGIPSIFIKPSILSEEGKVLNSNEIGFVAIKLPMPPGFATTYYKNDEKFKQLFSKFPGYYNTGDLGYKDQRGFYTIVSRSDDQIKIGYKKVQLNTIETSILKHPSVLECCSIGIYDPVIRSVPIGVLVLKENQSIDLIKLQNEINNIITQDIESCAVLRKILIVNQLPKTKVGKIPRLILSNLLNDSNYQLPHNVSDTEIFYEIKELYMKNL, from the exons atgtatAAGCTTAGTGATCCTTTTAATTATGTAAATGACAGTAATTATGCAAATTCTTATCCTGAGGATTTTTGGGATGAAGTGGCAAAAAAGCATGTTTTTTG gGATAAAATGTATGATAAAGTTTATAGTGGTGATGAAATTTATCCAGATTGGTTTAAAGGTGGTGAATTAAATACatgttataatttattagacATTCATACAAAAAATCCTACTAAAAGAGATCAAGATGCAATAATTTATGAATGtccatttttaaagaaaactGAGAAATTAacatattatcaattatatgAAAAAGTATGTGAATTTTCAAGagtacttttaaatttaaatgtttcaaaaaatgatgttgttttaatttatatgtCAAATACATTAGAACCATTAATTGCAATGTTATCATGTGCTCGTATTGGCGCAACTCATTGTACAATAATCGATGGTTATTCAGTTAAAAGTTTAATAGATAGAATCGAAACAATTACAccagaattaataattacaacAAACTATGGTAtatcaaatgatgaaatcATTACATTtacaccaaatttaaaagaagcaattgaattatcaacttttaaaCCAAGTAATGTAATAACTTTATTTAGAAATGAAGTTTTGGAtgaaacaaatttaaaaaaagtaaatgatATACCAACGATACCAAATACATTAAGTTGgtatgatgaaattaaaaaacttaaagaaaataatcaatcaccATTTTATGAATATGTACCAGTAGAATCAAGTCATTCATTATATATACTATATACAAGTGGTACAACTGGTAATGCTAAAGCTGTTGTTAGAAGTAATGGTCCACATTTGGTTAGTATTAGATATTATAGATTCCGTAAAGAATCAGATATACCTCAAATTGTATTTTCATATTCAAATATTGGGTGGGTATCATTTCACGGTTTCTTTTATGGTTTACTATCTGTAGGGAATACATTTGTAATGTATGAAGGTGGTATTATAAATAACAAACATATTGAAGATGATTTATGGAAAACAATTGTAAAACATAAAGTAACACATACATTTCCATCCCCATCTGTATTTAGATACCTTATTAAAACTGATCCTGAAGGAAAAATCATCAGTTCAAAGtatgatttatcaaatttagaaGAAATATGGTGTGGTAGTGAAGTAATTGAAGAATCAATTCCAGAATACATTGAacaaaagttaaaaataaaatgtttaagAGTATTTGGTCAAAGTGAAATTGGCATAACTTCATTTATTAGTGTTCATGCTTTAAATATGCCTTATAAAGCCACTGGCATACCATCAATTTTCATAAAACCATCAATACTTTCAGAAGAAGGTAAAGTTTtgaattcaaatgaaattggttTTGTTGCAATTAAACTACCAATGCCACCAGGTTTTGCAACTacatattataaaaatgatgaaaagtttaaacaattattttctaaattccCAGGTTATTATAATACCGGTGATTTAGGTTATAAAGATCAAAGAGGATTTTATACAATTGTTTCGAGATCAGatgatcaaattaaaatcGGTTATAAAAAAGTTCAATTAAATACAATTGAAACgtcaattttaaaacaccCATCAGTTTTAGAATGTTGTTCGATTGGTATTTATGATCCAGTTATTCGTAGTGTACCAATTGGTGTATTagtattaaaagaaaatcaatcaattgatttaattaaattacaaaatgaaattaataatatcattacACAAGATATTGAATCATGTGCAGTCTTaagaaaaattttaattgttaacCAATTACCAAAAACAAAAGTTGGTAAAATTCCAAGACTAATTTtgtcaaatttattaaatgattcaaattaTCAACTACCCCATAATGTCAGTGACACTGAAATATTTTATGAAATCAAAGAATTatatatgaaaaatttatAG
- the aslC-2 gene encoding hypothetical protein, with product MYRLSEPFDYLNDKTYANNEPEAFWDEVAKKLIKWDKMYDKVYSGDEMYPDWFKGGELNTCYNVLDRQVQNPLKRDQDALIYECPYLKKTVKLTYYQLYEKVCEFSRVLLNLNISKNDNVLIYMANTLEPLIAMLSCARIGATHCTIFDGYSVKSLIDRIETITPKLIITTNYGILNDEIITFTPNLKDAIEQSTFKPSNVITLFRNDITSESDLKKVKDIPTIPNTLSWYDEIKKFKENNQSPFYEYVPVESSHPLYIIYTSGTTGNSKAVVRSNGSHMVCLNYFNRYISENNQSTTLLTTSSVGWVSFHGFLYGMLSFGSTFVMYEGGIIKNKHIEVDLWNTIEKHKVTHALSLASAIRYLIKTDPEGTILRSKYDLSNLKEIWIGGEPIEESISEYIEQKLKIKSTRGYGQTEIGITYLYCFGHINIPYYATGLPSIFIRPSIFSDDGKELGVNEIGEIAFKLPMPPSFATTFYKNDEKFKQLFSKFPGYYNPGDLGFKDENGFYTIVSRSDDQIKISGNKVQLNTIETSILKHPSVLECCSIGINDPTCYSVPIALLVLKQQQQQQQDQSTRQIDLNKLHSEINNIITQDIASLAVLRKIVIVNQLPKTKTGKIPRPIISKFLNDSNFLLPDNISNVEIFYEIKELYTKIN from the exons ATGTATAGACTAAGCGAAccatttgattatttaaatgataaaacttATGCAAATAATGAGCCAGAAGCTTTTTGGGATGAAGTtgcaaagaaattaattaaatg ggaTAAAATGTATGATAAAGTTTATAGTGGTGATGAAATGTATCCAGATTGGTTTAAAGGTGGTGAATTAAATACATGTTATAATGTTTTAGATAGACAAGTTCAAAATCCATTAAAAAGAGATCAAGATGCTTTAATTTATGAATGTccatatttaaagaaaactGTTAAATTAacatattatcaattatatgAAAAAGTATGTGAATTTTCAAGagtacttttaaatttaaatatttcaaaaaatgataatgttttaatttatatggCAAATACATTGGAGCCTTTAATTGCAATGTTATCATGTGCTCGTATTGGTGCAACTCATTGCACAATATTCGATGGTTATTCGGTTAAAAGTTTAATAGATAGAATTGAAACAATTacaccaaaattaataattacaacAAACTATGGTatattaaatgatgaaatcATTACATTtacaccaaatttaaaagatgcAATTGAACAATCAACTTTTAAACCAAGTAATGTAATTACTTTATTTAGAAATGATATTACAAGCGAATCAGATTTAAAGAAAGTAAAAGATATACCAACGATACCAAATACATTAAGTTGgtatgatgaaattaaaaaattcaaggaaaataatcaatcaccATTTTATGAATATGTTCCAGTAGAATCAAGTCATCCATTATACATAATATATACAAGTGGTACAACTGGAAATTCTAAAGCAGTTGTAAGAAGTAATGGTTCACATATGGTTTGTTTGAATTACTTTAACCGATATATTTCagaaaataatcaaagtACAACATTATTGACAACTTCAAGTGTTGGATGGGTATCATTTCATGGTTTCCTATATGGTATGTTGTCATTTGGATCTACATTTGTAATGTATGAAGGtggtattataaaaaataaacatattGAAGTTGACCTTTGGAATACCATTGAAAAACATAAAGTAACACATGCATTATCATTGGCAAGCGCTATTAGATACCTTATTAAAACTGATCCTGAAGGAACAATCCTTCGTTCAAAGtatgatttatcaaatttaaaagaaatatggATTGGTGGTGAACCAATTGAAGAATCAATTTCAGAATACATTGAacaaaagttaaaaataaaatcaacaaGGGGATATGGTCAAACTGAAATTGGTATAActtatttatattgttttggTCATATTAATATCCCATACTACGCAACTGGTTTACCATCAATTTTCATTAGACCATCAATATTTTCAGACGATGGTAAAGAATTAGGTGTTAACGAAATTGGTGAAATCGCATTCAAATTACCAATGCCACCAAGTTTTGCAActacattttataaaaatgatgaaaagtttaaacaattattttcaaaatttccAGGTTACTACAATCCTGGTGATTTAGGttttaaagatgaaaatggATTTTATACAATTGTTTCAAGATCAGatgatcaaattaaaatcagTGGTAATAAAGTTCAATTAAATACAATTGAAACATCAATACTAAAACATCCATCAGTTTTAGAATGTTGTTCAATTGGTATTAACGATCCAACTTGTTATAGTGTACCAATAGCcttattagttttaaaacaacaacaacaacagcaacaagaTCAGTCAACTCGACaaatagatttaaataaattacactctgaaattaataatatcattacACAAGATATTGCATCATTAGCAGTCTTAAgaaaaattgtaattgttaatcaattaccaaaaacaaaaactggTAAAATTCCAAGACCAATTATATCaaagtttttaaatgattcaaattttCTATTACCCGATAACATCAGTAATGTTGAAATATTTTATGAAATCAAAGAATTATATACGAAAATTAATTAG
- the aslI-2 gene encoding hypothetical protein translates to MFKLSNPFNYLNDFNYANSYPEAFWDEVAKKNVFWDKMYDKVYSGDEMYPDWFKGGELNTCYNVLDIQVQNPLKRDQDALIYECPYLKKTIKLTYYQLYEKVCEFSRVLLNLNISKNDNVLIYMANTLEPLIAMLSCARIGATHCVLFDGYSVKSLIDRIETITPKLIITTNYGIFNDEIITFTPNLKDAIELSTFKPSNVITLFRNDITSESDLKKVKDIPTIPNTLSWYDEIKKFKENNQSPFYEYVPVESSHPLYIIYSSGTTGNAKAVVRSNGPNLVCMNYFDRYISEKYECTTLLTTSSVGWVSFHGFLYGMLSFGSTFVMYEGGIIKNKHIEVDFWNTIEKHKATHTLSLANTIRYFIKTDPEGTIIRSKYDLSNLKEIWVGGEVIEESIPEYIEKKLKIKPTRGYGQTEIGIAYLYCFDHINIPYYATGLPSIFIRPSIFSDDGKELGVNEIGEIAFKLPMPPSFATTLYKNDEKFKQLFSKFPGYYNPGDLGFKDENGFYTIVSRSDDQIKISGNKVQLNTIETSILKHPLVLECCSIGINDPTCYSVPIALLVLKQLQQQDQSIQQIDLNKLQNEINYIIKQDIESLAVLRKIVIVNQLPKTKTGKIPRPIISKFLNDSNFQLPDNVNNVEIFYEIKELYMKN, encoded by the exons ATGTTTAAACTTAGTAAtccttttaattatttaaatgattttaattatgCAAATTCTTATCCTGAGGCTTTTTGGGATGAAGTTGCAAAAAAGAATGTTTTTTG gGATAAAATGTATGATAAAGTTTATAGTGGTGATGAAATGTATCCAGATTGGTTTAAAGGTGGTGAATTAAATACATGTTATAATGTTTTAGATATTCAAGTTCAAAATCCATTAAAAAGAGATCAAGACGCTTTAATTTATGAATGTccatatttaaagaaaactataaaattaacatattatcaattatatgAAAAAGTATGTGAATTTTCAAGagtacttttaaatttaaatatttcaaaaaatgataatgttttaatttatatggCAAATACTTTAGAACCATTAATTGCAATGTTATCATGTGCTCGTATTGGTGCAACTCATTGTGTATTATTCGATGGTTATTCAGTTAAAAGTTTAATAGATAGAATTGAAACAATTacaccaaaattaataattacaacAAACTATGgtatttttaatgatgaaattattacatttacaccaaatttaaaagatgcaattgaattatcaacttttaaaCCAAGTAATGTAATTACTTTATTTAGAAATGATATTACAAGCGAATCAGATTTAAAGAAAGTAAAAGATATACCAACGATACCAAATACATTAAGTTGgtatgatgaaattaaaaaattcaaggaaaataatcaatcaccATTTTATGAATATGTTCCAGTAGAATCAAGTCATCCactatatattatttattcaagTGGTACAACTGGTAATGCTAAAGCAGTTGTAAGAAGTAATGGTCCAAATTTAGTTTGTATGAATTACTTTGACAGATATATTTCAGAAAAATATGAATGTACAACATTATTGACAACTTCAAGTGTCGGATGGGTATCATTTCATGGTTTCCTATATGGTATGTTGTCATTTGGATCTACATTTGTAATGTATGAAGGtggtattattaaaaacaaacaTATTGAAGTTGACTTTTGGAATACCATTGAAAAACATAAAGCGACACATACATTATCATTGGCAAACACTATTAGATACTTTATTAAAACTGATCCTGAAGGAACAATTATACGTTCAAAGtatgatttatcaaatttaaaagaaatatggGTCGGAGGTGAAGTAATTGAAGAATCAATCCCAGAATACAttgaaaaaaagttaaaaataaaaccaacaAGGGGATATGGTCAAACTGAAATTGGTATAGcttatttatattgttttgaTCATATTAATATCCCATACTACGCAACTGGTTTACCATCAATTTTCATTAGACCATCAATATTTTCAGACGATGGTAAAGAATTAGGTGTTAACGAAATTGGTGAAATCGcatttaaattaccaatgCCACCAAGTTTTGCAACTacattatataaaaatgatgaaaagtttaaacaattattttcaaaatttccAGGTTACTACAATCCTGGTGATTTAGGttttaaagatgaaaatggATTCTATACAATTGTTTCAAGATCAGatgatcaaattaaaatcagTGGTAATAAAGTTCAATTAAATACAATTGAAACATCAATACTAAAACATCCATTAGTTTTAGAATGTTGTTCAATTGGTATTAACGATCCAACTTGTTATAGTGTACCAATAGCCTTATTGGTTTTaaaacaactacaacaacaagatcaatcaattcaacaaattgatttaaataaattacaaaatgaaataaattatataattaaacaaGATATTGAATCATTAGCGGTCTTAAGAAAAATTGTAATCGTTAATCAATtaccaaaaacaaaaactggTAAAATTCCAAGACCAATTATATCAAAGTTTTTAAATGACTCGAATTTTCAATTACCTGATAATGTCAATAACGTTGAAATATTTTATGAAATCAAAGAATTatatatgaaaaattaa